In one window of Rhinopithecus roxellana isolate Shanxi Qingling chromosome 15, ASM756505v1, whole genome shotgun sequence DNA:
- the LOC115893617 gene encoding uncharacterized protein LOC115893617, whose amino-acid sequence MDEKMLGTQCCCLVAMETTAYYPALSFIKKELHLTEAEENACSLQHRRKKSFSCLLYNPASSTSQKLTSCNPSDVHSHTSQLQAFFKM is encoded by the exons atgaaaaaatgCTAGGCACACAGTGCTGCTGTCTGGTTGCCATGGAGACCACAGCCTATTATCCTGCCTTGTCATTCATCAAGAAAGAATTACACTTGACAGAGGCAGAGGAAAATGCCTGCAGTCTGCAGCATAGGAGGAAAAAAAGCTTTTCTTGTCTTCTAT ATAACCCTGCTTCCTCCACCTCACAAAAACTCACAAGCTGCAACCCTTCTGATGTCCACTCCCACACAAGCCAGCTTCAGGCCTTTTTCAAG